Proteins co-encoded in one Acinetobacter lwoffii genomic window:
- a CDS encoding heavy-metal-associated domain-containing protein, with amino-acid sequence MKFRIENITCGGCARSVTATIKDLDENATVNIDVATKLVEVESTVSESEIVAALTEDGFPPVAA; translated from the coding sequence ATGAAATTCCGTATTGAAAATATAACTTGTGGTGGCTGCGCGCGCAGTGTCACGGCTACGATTAAAGATCTGGATGAAAATGCCACTGTGAATATTGATGTGGCGACTAAGCTAGTTGAAGTTGAATCGACAGTCAGTGAGTCTGAGATTGTGGCAGCTTTAACCGAAGATGGTTTCCCGCCTGTGGCAGCCTGA
- the sstT gene encoding serine/threonine transporter SstT, which translates to MFSALMRMSLVSRIIIAIILGVGVAVVFPEATPSLSLLGDLFIKALKSVAPILVFILVLASIANFKVGQSNTPIKPIMIMYAVGMFLAALSAVVASILFPSTLFLDIAAQADLQPPGSLVEILKNLLLSFVTNPVVAIAEANFIGILAWAVALGIAFRHASDSTKTLLNDAAFAVNYVIRLVINFAPVGIFGLVAVTFAESGLDTLTSYVHLLTVLLGTMVFVALVINPLLVAAVTRKNPYPLVFTCLRESGITAFFTRSSAANIPVNLDLAKRLGVKESTSSIAIPLGATINMGGASVTITVLALAAVNTLGISVDFSTMLILSVVATVSACGASGVAGGSLLLIPVACGLFGISSDIAMQVVAIGMVISVLQDSTETALNSSTDVLFTTAVDRASN; encoded by the coding sequence ATGTTTTCTGCCCTTATGCGCATGAGCTTAGTCTCTCGAATCATCATCGCCATTATTTTAGGTGTGGGTGTGGCTGTGGTATTTCCCGAAGCTACTCCCTCATTAAGCCTATTGGGCGACCTGTTTATTAAAGCCTTGAAGTCTGTTGCACCGATTCTGGTTTTCATTTTAGTGTTAGCTTCTATCGCGAATTTTAAGGTGGGTCAATCCAACACCCCCATCAAACCGATTATGATCATGTATGCAGTGGGTATGTTCCTTGCTGCACTGAGCGCCGTGGTTGCGAGTATCTTATTTCCAAGTACGCTGTTTCTGGATATCGCTGCACAAGCTGACTTACAGCCACCTGGCAGTCTGGTAGAAATCCTGAAGAATTTACTGCTCAGTTTTGTTACCAATCCGGTCGTTGCGATTGCTGAAGCAAACTTTATTGGTATTCTGGCTTGGGCAGTGGCCTTGGGTATTGCCTTCCGTCATGCATCTGATAGTACCAAAACGCTTTTAAATGATGCGGCCTTTGCGGTTAATTATGTGATCCGTCTGGTGATCAATTTCGCGCCTGTGGGTATTTTTGGTCTGGTGGCAGTCACTTTTGCTGAATCTGGTCTGGACACGCTGACGAGCTATGTACATTTGTTGACTGTATTGTTAGGCACAATGGTGTTTGTTGCACTGGTCATCAATCCGTTGCTTGTTGCTGCCGTTACTCGCAAAAATCCTTATCCACTGGTGTTCACCTGCTTACGTGAAAGTGGCATTACCGCCTTCTTTACCCGTAGTTCAGCAGCCAACATTCCGGTCAATCTGGACTTGGCGAAACGTCTGGGTGTTAAAGAATCGACTTCAAGCATTGCCATCCCTCTGGGAGCGACCATCAATATGGGTGGTGCATCAGTGACTATTACGGTTCTCGCCTTGGCAGCAGTCAATACCTTGGGCATTAGCGTGGACTTTAGTACCATGCTGATTCTTTCTGTGGTGGCAACCGTCTCGGCATGTGGTGCTTCTGGTGTTGCAGGCGGTTCATTGTTACTGATTCCAGTTGCATGCGGCCTGTTTGGGATTTCTTCGGATATTGCCATGCAAGTCGTTGCGATTGGTATGGTCATCAGCGTATTGCAGGATTCTACTGAAACCGCGCTAAATTCATCGACCGATGTTTTATTTACTACAGCAGTAGACCGCGCATCAAATTGA
- a CDS encoding SulP family inorganic anion transporter produces MPNSKSKLLHKLPAWAWLSHYTPVKFKSDVLAALIVVAMLVPQGMAYAMLAGLPPIMGLYASILPMIIYALLGGSSTLSIGPVAIISMMTFATLNPLFEVGSPVYIEAATLLALMVGIISLLLGLFRFGFLIQLISHPVIQSFIIASALLIAFGQLKFLVDLPLKANNIPEFASSLLQYFPLLHVPSLIFGLLSIGLLIYLPKLLKSQAVQSRLGSTDFLVRAVPLILVCLGIAAIVFLDLKLQGIKTVGAIPSGFPPLSFPHWNWELVMTLLPGASMIAMISFVESLSIAQATALQQRSHLNSNQELIALGLANISAGVSSAFPVTGSLSRTVVNADAGAKSPMAGVLSSILIIFVSLFFTGFFEDLPLTILAATIIVSIWKLVNFQPFFDAWRYSKADGLAMWITFLGVVLIDISTGLIIGIVSTFVLMLWRISRPHIAVVGLVEGTQHFRNIQRHQVSTSNRVLSLRIDENLTFLNANSFKGYLINAISLNDQLQHVIINCSSISAIDLSALEMLEDLNAELAKLDIRLHFAEVKGPVMDKLQASKLMTHLSGRIYLTHFQAIQDLAPEIFEQHKDYTI; encoded by the coding sequence ATGCCAAATTCCAAGTCTAAACTTCTGCATAAACTGCCTGCCTGGGCATGGTTAAGCCACTATACGCCGGTCAAATTTAAGTCCGATGTGCTAGCCGCCCTGATTGTGGTGGCGATGCTGGTGCCTCAAGGGATGGCGTATGCCATGCTGGCAGGACTGCCGCCGATCATGGGCTTATATGCAAGCATCCTGCCGATGATCATTTATGCGCTGCTCGGTGGGAGTTCAACTCTATCGATTGGCCCCGTGGCCATCATTTCCATGATGACTTTTGCTACGCTTAATCCACTTTTTGAAGTCGGCTCACCGGTCTATATCGAAGCTGCGACTTTATTGGCACTGATGGTTGGCATTATTTCCCTGCTTTTAGGATTATTCCGTTTTGGTTTTCTGATCCAGTTGATCAGTCATCCGGTGATCCAAAGCTTTATTATTGCCTCTGCCTTATTGATTGCTTTTGGACAGTTAAAGTTTTTGGTTGATCTTCCCTTAAAAGCCAATAACATTCCGGAGTTTGCCAGCAGTCTGCTGCAATATTTCCCGCTGCTGCACGTGCCCAGCCTGATTTTCGGCCTGCTCTCTATCGGTCTGCTGATCTATCTGCCCAAGTTATTAAAATCTCAGGCTGTCCAAAGCCGGCTTGGCTCTACAGATTTTTTAGTCCGTGCGGTGCCGCTGATTTTGGTGTGTCTGGGGATTGCGGCGATTGTCTTTCTGGATTTAAAGCTTCAGGGTATTAAAACGGTCGGTGCAATTCCTTCCGGTTTTCCACCCTTGTCTTTTCCACACTGGAACTGGGAATTGGTGATGACCTTGTTACCGGGTGCCAGCATGATCGCCATGATCAGTTTTGTGGAGTCACTATCGATTGCTCAAGCCACGGCCTTACAGCAACGCAGTCATTTAAACAGTAATCAGGAACTGATCGCGCTCGGTCTGGCCAATATCAGTGCAGGCGTGAGTTCAGCTTTTCCTGTGACCGGCAGCCTGTCGCGGACGGTGGTGAATGCCGATGCCGGTGCCAAATCACCTATGGCCGGTGTTTTATCCTCGATTCTGATTATTTTCGTGAGCCTGTTCTTTACCGGATTTTTTGAAGATCTGCCGCTGACCATTCTGGCCGCGACGATTATTGTTTCCATCTGGAAGCTGGTTAATTTTCAGCCATTTTTTGATGCCTGGCGCTATTCCAAGGCAGATGGCCTTGCCATGTGGATTACCTTTCTGGGCGTGGTTCTTATTGATATTTCGACCGGTTTGATCATTGGGATCGTATCGACATTTGTGCTGATGTTATGGCGAATCAGCCGACCGCATATTGCGGTTGTCGGTCTAGTGGAAGGAACCCAGCATTTTCGCAATATTCAGCGGCATCAGGTCAGTACCTCAAACCGGGTGCTGTCACTGCGGATTGATGAGAATCTGACATTTCTGAATGCCAATAGCTTTAAAGGTTATCTGATCAATGCGATCAGCCTGAATGACCAGCTGCAACATGTGATTATTAACTGTTCCAGCATCAGTGCGATTGATCTGAGTGCCTTGGAAATGCTGGAAGATTTAAATGCGGAACTGGCCAAACTGGATATTCGTCTGCATTTTGCCGAAGTCAAAGGTCCGGTCATGGACAAGCTGCAAGCTTCTAAATTGATGACGCATTTGAGCGGTCGGATTTATCTGACCCATTTTCAGGCGATTCAGGACCTGGCGCCAGAGATCTTTGAGCAGCATAAAGATTATACAATTTAA
- a CDS encoding TetR/AcrR family transcriptional regulator, which translates to MTTVRQQNFLLRKEKILSMAESLLLDNNQDITLSELASELDIAKGTIYKHFKSKNQLYLELIILNEKRILEISKKHNNDIKNYVSQYMLYHMLNSNRTILLHVIEERLTNNEKNLKELFQELYRIREERIIRIKDITHDYLVALESAMSIRDYLSYIWTVTYGASLLLNSTHYQKAIGSRERLIKLYINQALMTPDKISSV; encoded by the coding sequence ATGACGACTGTAAGACAGCAGAACTTCCTTCTTCGTAAAGAGAAGATCCTCAGCATGGCGGAAAGCCTGCTACTGGATAATAATCAGGACATTACCCTGAGTGAGCTGGCCAGTGAACTGGACATCGCAAAAGGAACCATCTACAAACATTTTAAAAGCAAGAACCAGTTATATTTAGAACTGATTATTCTGAATGAAAAAAGAATTCTAGAAATATCAAAAAAGCATAATAACGATATTAAAAATTATGTTTCACAATATATGCTCTATCACATGCTCAATTCGAACCGAACCATCCTGTTACATGTCATTGAAGAGCGTTTAACCAATAACGAAAAAAATCTGAAAGAGTTATTTCAGGAGCTTTATCGTATTCGTGAAGAACGGATTATCCGGATTAAAGACATCACCCATGATTATCTGGTGGCTTTAGAAAGTGCCATGTCGATTCGCGATTATTTATCTTATATCTGGACAGTCACCTATGGCGCTTCGCTGTTATTAAATTCGACCCATTACCAAAAAGCAATTGGGTCACGTGAACGTTTGATTAAGCTGTATATTAATCAGGCGCTGATGACGCCAGATAAAATCTCATCGGTATGA
- the cysK gene encoding cysteine synthase A, whose protein sequence is MSTDSAFPTPNNLGIAVYSNNADAIGNTPLVRINRVISAPATVLAKIESRNPAFSVKCRIGAALINDAEKSGKLKSGMHIVEPTSGNTGIALAFVAAAKGYDITLTMPSSMSIERRKVVKALGANLVLTDPAKGMKGAIEEAQRLVNENPELYYLPQQFENPANPKIHEETTGPEIWEATAGNVDILVAGVGTGGTITGISRYFEKVKNKPLYSVAVEPAESAIIGQAKRGEDITPGPHKIQGIGANFIPGNLDLDLVDEVIAINSADAVEWARKTAAQEGILVGISSGAAMAAAAQLAARPENAGKNIVVILPDGGERYLSSILFEDISAE, encoded by the coding sequence ATGAGTACAGATTCAGCTTTTCCAACACCGAATAATTTAGGTATAGCGGTTTATAGTAATAATGCAGACGCGATTGGAAATACACCGCTTGTTCGTATTAATCGTGTGATTTCCGCTCCGGCCACGGTACTTGCGAAAATTGAAAGCCGTAATCCGGCATTTTCAGTCAAGTGTCGTATTGGTGCAGCGTTGATTAATGATGCTGAAAAATCTGGCAAGCTCAAATCCGGTATGCATATTGTCGAGCCAACCAGCGGCAATACCGGTATTGCATTGGCTTTTGTTGCGGCAGCCAAAGGTTATGACATTACTTTGACCATGCCTTCAAGCATGAGTATTGAACGCCGTAAGGTGGTGAAAGCATTGGGTGCCAATCTGGTACTGACTGATCCGGCCAAAGGCATGAAAGGCGCGATTGAAGAAGCACAACGTCTAGTCAATGAAAATCCTGAACTGTACTATCTACCACAACAGTTTGAAAATCCTGCTAACCCTAAAATTCATGAAGAAACTACGGGCCCAGAAATCTGGGAAGCGACTGCGGGCAATGTCGATATTCTGGTCGCAGGTGTCGGAACGGGTGGAACCATTACCGGTATTTCACGCTACTTTGAAAAGGTAAAAAATAAGCCTTTATATTCAGTGGCGGTGGAACCCGCTGAGTCTGCAATTATTGGTCAGGCCAAACGCGGTGAAGACATTACACCTGGACCACACAAAATTCAGGGGATTGGTGCCAACTTCATTCCGGGTAATCTGGATTTAGACCTCGTTGATGAAGTGATTGCCATTAATAGCGCAGATGCAGTCGAGTGGGCACGTAAAACGGCGGCTCAGGAAGGTATCCTGGTCGGCATTTCAAGTGGCGCGGCTATGGCAGCCGCGGCACAATTGGCGGCTCGCCCTGAAAATGCTGGTAAAAATATTGTGGTGATTTTGCCAGACGGTGGTGAACGTTACCTGTCTTCGATCTTATTTGAAGATATTTCTGCCGAATAA
- a CDS encoding heavy metal translocating P-type ATPase yields the protein MGMVEQDSNRLYEQQVQIGGMTCASCVARVEKALKKIEGVVEASVNLSTEKAFIKSQQPIAAAALVQAIEKSGFDVPTQQFDLNIEGMTCASCVARVEKALKKVEGVLDAQVNLATEKAHVSAINSVPLSKLTQAVQKAGFDIQSDRIELAIEGMTCASCVARVEKALLKVEGVSEAQVNLATETAWVKALHSQIPALIAAVEKAGYQATVKSGTDMSADSHGAFQEKKANETAQLKRDLWLAVILTAPVFILEMGSHLIPAFHHFIAHTLGTQNSWYLQFVLTTLVLIIPGRRFYQHGIPALLRLAPDMNSLVAVGTIAAYGFSCIATFFPQLLPQSTVHVYFEAAAVIVALILLGRYLEAKAKGKTSEAIQYLVGLQPKTARVQQNNHWVDLAIADVQQGMLIEIRPGEKVAVDGEVVAGQSYIDEAMISGEPLPVAKQAGDQVVGGTVNQNGTLQIKATAVGQDSVLAQIIQMVEQAQGSKLPIQAVVDKVTLWFVPAVMALAALTFMVWFLFGPEPNLTYALVNAVAVLIIACPCAMGLATPTSIMVGTGRAAELGVLFRKGEALQLLQQTKVVALDKTGTLTEGKPLLTDFEVTADFNQQTVLQLVASVEAKSEHPIAHAIVQAAREQELQLSKVTDFDSITGAGVKAQVAGQQLHIGAERLMQDLGLNVDLFRATAQKLGDQGRSPLYVAINQKLAAIIAVADPIKPTTYSAIQALHDQGLKVAMITGDNQHTAQAIAKQLKIDQVIAEVLPHEKVDAVRQLQQQYGVLTFVGDGINDAPALAQADVGMAIGTGTDVAIEAADVVLMSGNLQHVATGIGLSQATMRNIKQNLFWAFVYNIALIPIAAGVLYPFWGILLSPMFAAGAMALSSVFVVSNALRLKAYQPVQFKESV from the coding sequence ATGGGCATGGTAGAACAAGACAGCAACCGCTTATATGAGCAGCAGGTGCAGATTGGCGGTATGACCTGTGCCTCCTGTGTCGCTCGGGTGGAAAAAGCCTTGAAAAAAATTGAAGGTGTGGTCGAGGCATCTGTCAACCTGTCGACTGAAAAAGCTTTTATTAAAAGCCAGCAGCCGATTGCTGCCGCTGCGCTGGTTCAAGCAATTGAAAAATCCGGTTTCGATGTACCGACGCAACAGTTTGATTTGAACATTGAAGGGATGACCTGTGCATCCTGTGTGGCTCGCGTAGAAAAAGCCCTAAAAAAAGTGGAAGGCGTGTTGGATGCACAAGTGAATCTGGCCACTGAAAAGGCGCATGTGAGTGCGATCAATTCTGTGCCATTGTCCAAGCTGACTCAAGCCGTGCAAAAAGCCGGTTTTGATATTCAGAGCGATCGCATTGAACTGGCTATTGAAGGCATGACTTGCGCTTCATGTGTGGCACGTGTGGAAAAAGCTTTATTGAAAGTAGAAGGTGTCAGCGAAGCACAGGTCAATCTGGCCACCGAAACGGCCTGGGTGAAAGCCTTACATTCCCAGATTCCGGCCTTGATTGCTGCTGTGGAGAAAGCCGGTTATCAGGCTACAGTAAAATCCGGTACGGATATGTCGGCAGATAGTCATGGTGCTTTTCAGGAAAAGAAAGCCAATGAAACGGCACAACTGAAACGAGATTTATGGCTTGCAGTCATTCTGACAGCGCCTGTATTTATTCTGGAAATGGGCTCGCATCTGATTCCGGCATTTCATCATTTTATTGCCCATACGCTGGGAACCCAGAACAGCTGGTATCTGCAGTTTGTACTGACCACTTTGGTGCTGATTATTCCGGGACGGCGTTTTTATCAGCATGGTATTCCAGCTTTATTACGTCTGGCACCAGATATGAATTCTCTGGTCGCAGTCGGAACCATTGCAGCTTACGGATTTTCCTGTATTGCGACCTTTTTTCCACAGCTGTTACCGCAGTCCACCGTGCATGTGTACTTTGAAGCGGCCGCCGTTATTGTCGCGCTGATTTTACTGGGGCGTTATCTGGAAGCTAAAGCCAAAGGTAAAACCTCGGAAGCGATTCAGTATCTGGTCGGTTTGCAGCCGAAAACAGCCCGAGTGCAACAAAATAATCACTGGGTTGATCTGGCAATTGCCGATGTACAACAAGGCATGCTGATTGAAATCCGCCCGGGTGAAAAAGTCGCCGTCGATGGTGAAGTGGTTGCCGGGCAAAGTTATATCGATGAAGCGATGATTAGCGGTGAGCCTTTACCTGTGGCCAAACAGGCTGGTGATCAGGTTGTCGGCGGTACGGTAAACCAGAACGGAACATTGCAAATCAAGGCTACTGCGGTCGGCCAGGATTCGGTACTGGCGCAGATTATTCAGATGGTGGAACAGGCACAAGGTTCAAAATTACCGATTCAGGCCGTGGTTGATAAAGTGACTTTATGGTTTGTGCCGGCTGTTATGGCGCTAGCGGCCTTGACCTTTATGGTCTGGTTCCTGTTTGGGCCTGAGCCGAATCTGACCTACGCCTTGGTAAATGCAGTCGCCGTACTGATTATTGCCTGTCCATGTGCGATGGGACTGGCGACTCCTACCTCAATTATGGTCGGAACTGGACGTGCAGCAGAACTGGGCGTGCTATTCCGTAAGGGTGAAGCTTTACAGTTGCTGCAACAAACCAAAGTCGTCGCGCTGGATAAAACCGGAACCTTAACTGAGGGAAAACCGCTGCTGACCGACTTTGAAGTCACTGCAGATTTTAATCAGCAGACCGTATTACAGCTCGTCGCTTCAGTGGAGGCCAAGTCAGAACATCCGATTGCCCACGCCATTGTTCAGGCTGCTCGTGAGCAAGAACTGCAACTGAGTAAAGTGACCGATTTTGATTCGATCACTGGTGCAGGGGTAAAAGCACAGGTTGCTGGTCAGCAGCTGCATATCGGTGCAGAACGTCTGATGCAGGACTTGGGCTTAAATGTCGATCTGTTTAGAGCTACTGCACAAAAGCTCGGTGATCAGGGCCGCAGTCCTTTATATGTAGCGATTAATCAAAAGCTGGCTGCGATTATTGCTGTCGCTGACCCGATTAAACCGACTACTTATAGCGCGATTCAGGCCTTGCATGACCAAGGCCTTAAAGTAGCGATGATTACGGGTGATAATCAGCATACTGCGCAGGCGATTGCCAAACAGCTGAAAATCGATCAGGTGATTGCGGAAGTCTTGCCGCATGAAAAAGTCGATGCCGTACGACAACTCCAGCAGCAATACGGCGTGCTCACTTTTGTCGGGGATGGAATCAATGATGCGCCGGCACTGGCACAGGCCGATGTCGGTATGGCGATTGGTACCGGCACTGATGTCGCGATTGAAGCAGCCGATGTGGTGTTGATGTCAGGCAATTTACAGCATGTGGCGACAGGCATCGGCTTGAGTCAGGCGACCATGCGCAATATCAAACAGAACCTGTTTTGGGCCTTTGTTTACAATATTGCGTTAATTCCGATTGCCGCAGGTGTACTGTATCCGTTTTGGGGCATTCTGTTATCACCAATGTTTGCCGCAGGCGCGATGGCACTATCCTCTGTGTTTGTGGTTAGTAATGCCTTGAGATTAAAAGCTTATCAACCGGTGCAGTTTAAGGAGTCAGTATGA
- a CDS encoding YoaK family protein, with amino-acid sequence MPLQRLPTWVQLGAFFLAVNAGMINVLGLVTVLHQSVSHMTGNVSMLAMALLNWQPEQMLYLFLVTLCYVIGSSYSGLILGNSHFRLGQLYGYPLSLVAIFILICWLLLPYFPRYALLWACVAMGVQNAMVSHYKGAIIRTTHLSGVLTDLGLAMGYRLRGLEVESRRVVLHLLILLGFLSGGILASWLYPYLKLNAFLIPAVLSLVLSLTYWVIYLRYRHQHD; translated from the coding sequence ATGCCATTACAGCGTTTACCTACCTGGGTACAATTAGGGGCGTTTTTTCTTGCGGTCAATGCCGGCATGATTAACGTCCTGGGGCTGGTGACGGTACTGCACCAGTCTGTTTCACATATGACCGGTAATGTCAGCATGCTGGCCATGGCCCTGCTAAACTGGCAACCAGAACAGATGTTGTATCTCTTTTTGGTCACACTCTGCTATGTCATTGGTTCATCCTATAGCGGGCTCATTCTTGGAAATAGTCACTTTCGCCTAGGGCAACTTTATGGTTACCCTTTAAGTCTGGTGGCTATTTTTATTTTGATCTGCTGGTTATTGTTGCCCTATTTCCCGCGCTACGCCTTGTTATGGGCCTGTGTTGCCATGGGGGTGCAAAATGCCATGGTCAGCCATTATAAAGGTGCCATCATTCGCACCACGCATTTATCTGGCGTACTGACCGACCTTGGCTTGGCGATGGGCTACCGGTTGCGCGGTTTAGAGGTAGAATCACGACGTGTGGTTTTGCATCTGCTTATTTTGCTCGGTTTTTTAAGCGGCGGCATTCTTGCCAGCTGGCTATATCCTTATTTAAAATTAAATGCATTCCTGATCCCGGCAGTGCTGAGTCTGGTTCTCAGTCTCACGTATTGGGTGATTTATTTACGTTATCGACATCAACACGACTAA
- a CDS encoding acyl-CoA dehydrogenase C-terminal domain-containing protein: protein MPIYNAPLKDMEFILNDVFQAEQFWQGNENLAHLDMATANAILEEMAKFSKNVILDLNRPADEEGGAQFNNGVVTTPKGFKEAFRQFAEGGWVGLGAPEEWGGQNMPKMLTVLADEMIWSTNPSFMLYPLLTVGAGMAINDRASQEQKETYLPKFYTGEWSGTMCLTEPHSGTDLGIIKTKAEPNEDGSYNITGTKIFITSGEHDLSENIIHLVLAKTPNAPAGSRGISLFIVPKFLINADGSLGERNTVAAGSIEHKMGIKGSATCVMNFDGAKGYMVGNENEGLAGMFVMMNYERLSMGIQGIGAAEFAYQNAAQYATDRLQGRASTGAKSPEKPADSILVHGDVRRMLLNVRANNEASRAFAVYVGQQLDITKYSTDPEAVRKATDRVALLTPIAKAYLTDKALDSALEAQMCFGGHGYIREWGMEQCIRDLRISQIYEGTNGVQAIDLIGRKTTKCNGAYIAEYIAEIREFAQNLDDSLTIKTATLEACQQLEDITKFIVEQSKLNPDFANSIAVDYLHAVGLLSFVYMYARISKAAAAKDDSYFQNKLVLANYYVAKVLPDLSARIQRIQAGAELVMQLPEAYFTAQA from the coding sequence ATGCCGATTTATAATGCGCCGCTAAAAGACATGGAATTTATTTTAAATGATGTATTCCAAGCGGAACAATTTTGGCAAGGTAATGAAAATCTTGCACATTTAGATATGGCGACGGCAAATGCAATTCTGGAAGAGATGGCCAAATTTTCCAAGAATGTTATTCTTGACCTGAATCGTCCTGCTGATGAAGAAGGTGGTGCTCAGTTTAACAATGGTGTGGTGACGACACCCAAAGGTTTTAAAGAAGCGTTCAGACAGTTTGCCGAAGGTGGCTGGGTAGGCTTGGGTGCTCCTGAAGAATGGGGCGGGCAAAACATGCCGAAGATGCTCACGGTTCTGGCGGATGAAATGATCTGGAGCACCAACCCATCTTTTATGCTTTATCCACTACTCACTGTGGGTGCAGGTATGGCGATCAATGACCGCGCCTCACAGGAACAGAAAGAAACCTATTTACCAAAATTCTATACGGGTGAATGGTCGGGCACCATGTGTCTGACTGAACCACATTCCGGTACCGATCTTGGCATTATCAAGACCAAAGCTGAACCGAATGAAGATGGTTCGTACAATATTACCGGTACCAAAATTTTTATTACCAGCGGTGAGCATGATCTGAGTGAAAATATCATTCATCTGGTGCTGGCAAAAACTCCGAATGCACCAGCAGGTTCACGTGGTATTTCATTATTTATTGTGCCGAAATTCCTGATCAATGCCGATGGTTCACTGGGTGAGCGTAATACAGTAGCTGCCGGTTCGATCGAACATAAAATGGGAATTAAAGGCTCGGCGACCTGCGTCATGAACTTTGACGGCGCCAAGGGCTATATGGTTGGCAATGAAAATGAAGGTCTGGCCGGCATGTTCGTGATGATGAACTACGAACGTTTGTCTATGGGAATTCAGGGCATTGGTGCAGCAGAATTTGCCTACCAGAATGCGGCACAATATGCGACGGACCGTTTACAGGGCCGTGCATCAACTGGTGCAAAATCTCCAGAAAAACCAGCCGATTCAATTCTAGTCCATGGCGATGTACGCCGTATGCTGCTCAATGTACGTGCTAACAATGAAGCTTCACGTGCTTTTGCGGTGTATGTCGGTCAACAGCTGGATATCACCAAATACTCAACCGACCCTGAAGCGGTGCGTAAAGCGACTGACCGTGTGGCGCTGTTAACGCCAATCGCCAAAGCTTATTTGACCGACAAGGCACTGGATTCTGCACTGGAAGCGCAAATGTGCTTCGGTGGTCATGGCTATATCCGTGAATGGGGCATGGAACAGTGTATTCGTGACCTGCGTATTTCACAGATTTATGAAGGCACCAATGGCGTGCAGGCGATTGACCTGATTGGGCGTAAAACCACCAAATGTAATGGGGCTTATATCGCGGAATATATTGCTGAAATCCGTGAATTTGCCCAAAATTTAGATGATTCATTGACGATTAAAACGGCGACATTAGAAGCCTGCCAGCAACTTGAAGATATCACCAAATTCATCGTCGAGCAGTCTAAGCTGAACCCTGATTTTGCTAATTCGATTGCTGTCGATTATTTACATGCGGTTGGGCTGCTCAGCTTTGTCTATATGTATGCGCGGATTAGCAAAGCCGCCGCAGCCAAAGACGATAGTTACTTCCAGAACAAACTGGTACTGGCCAACTATTATGTGGCCAAAGTACTTCCGGATTTGAGTGCACGAATCCAGCGTATTCAGGCCGGTGCGGAACTGGTCATGCAATTGCCTGAAGCATATTTTACCGCACAGGCTTAA
- the cueR gene encoding Cu(I)-responsive transcriptional regulator, which translates to MMNIGQAAKRSGISAKMIRYYEEIGLLPAPKRSDTGYRVYSDADIRTLSFIQHARELGFSSEQMKELLGLWLNSSRQSSEVKQLAQKHIQFLQQKIADMQHMLLILQQSVEQCAGNEQSDCQILKQIEQGIIPEQH; encoded by the coding sequence ATGATGAATATTGGTCAGGCCGCAAAACGGTCCGGCATCTCTGCAAAAATGATCCGATATTATGAAGAAATCGGCTTGTTGCCGGCTCCGAAACGCAGTGATACAGGTTATCGGGTTTATAGTGACGCGGACATTAGAACCTTAAGTTTTATCCAGCATGCACGTGAACTGGGCTTTTCTTCAGAGCAGATGAAAGAATTACTCGGCCTGTGGCTGAACAGCTCACGCCAAAGTAGTGAGGTCAAACAGTTGGCACAAAAACATATCCAGTTTTTACAACAGAAAATTGCCGATATGCAGCATATGCTATTAATTTTACAGCAATCGGTTGAGCAGTGTGCCGGCAATGAACAGTCCGATTGCCAGATTTTAAAACAGATTGAACAGGGTATCATTCCTGAGCAGCACTGA
- a CDS encoding ArsR/SmtB family transcription factor, translated as MKTDFEITTMRDSAEQVVGILKSLANTDRLLILCHLSQAELNVSEIEEITEIKQPTLSQQLMMLRKSDVVDTRRDGKQIYYSIKDQNLIVVLNTLYRLYCGNPAK; from the coding sequence ATGAAAACCGATTTTGAAATCACGACTATGCGCGATTCAGCAGAACAGGTCGTCGGCATTTTAAAATCTCTGGCCAATACCGACCGTCTTCTTATTTTATGTCATCTGTCTCAAGCGGAACTGAATGTTTCAGAAATTGAGGAAATAACTGAGATTAAACAGCCGACTCTTTCCCAACAGCTCATGATGCTGCGTAAAAGCGATGTGGTAGATACCCGACGCGATGGCAAACAGATTTATTATTCAATTAAAGATCAAAATTTGATTGTGGTCTTAAATACCCTTTATCGATTGTATTGCGGCAATCCAGCTAAATAA